Proteins co-encoded in one Rudaeicoccus suwonensis genomic window:
- a CDS encoding class I SAM-dependent methyltransferase, translating into MQRGIARSVRLFRAFRLEQSRPEVFYGALAADSIELLDEWTTLDSKVVVDVGAGPAEFAHAFRAAGARYVPVDYDPSVSSVRDGGLVATAESLPFADCSVDVVFSSNLWEHVRDPEAVADEAVRVARPGGLVFLSYTNWLSPWGGHETSPWHWLGGERAARRYERINGHAPKNTVDKTLFRVSVAQGLRWAHGQPDVELLAARPRYLPDAARHVLRVPGVREIVTWNLLLILRRR; encoded by the coding sequence ATGCAGCGTGGGATCGCCAGGTCGGTGCGGTTGTTCCGTGCGTTCCGCCTCGAACAGTCACGGCCGGAGGTCTTCTACGGAGCGCTCGCGGCGGACTCCATCGAACTGCTCGACGAGTGGACGACCCTCGACAGCAAGGTGGTCGTCGACGTCGGAGCGGGGCCGGCGGAGTTCGCACACGCGTTCCGCGCTGCGGGAGCCCGGTATGTGCCGGTCGACTATGACCCGTCGGTGTCGTCGGTCCGCGACGGTGGTCTGGTCGCGACGGCCGAGTCGTTGCCGTTCGCCGACTGCAGTGTCGACGTGGTCTTCAGCAGCAATCTGTGGGAGCACGTGCGCGACCCGGAGGCCGTCGCGGACGAGGCGGTGCGGGTCGCGCGGCCAGGCGGGCTCGTCTTTCTGTCGTACACCAACTGGCTGTCGCCGTGGGGTGGACACGAGACGTCGCCGTGGCACTGGCTGGGCGGCGAACGAGCCGCCCGCCGCTACGAGCGGATCAACGGTCACGCACCCAAGAACACCGTCGACAAGACGCTGTTCCGGGTGAGCGTCGCGCAGGGCCTGCGCTGGGCCCACGGGCAACCAGACGTCGAGTTGCTTGCGGCCCGACCGCGCTATCTCCCCGACGCCGCGCGGCACGTGCTGCGGGTCCCCGGTGTCCGCGAGATCGTCACCTGGAACCTGCTGCTCATCCTGCGGCGGCGATGA
- a CDS encoding alpha-(1->3)-arabinofuranosyltransferase domain-containing protein, whose amino-acid sequence MSTRQKAPAVDRVQWWLAVAAVVVLPWLISPGLTEPDTKIDLTVSPWRYLGRALDAWNNHAGLGELQNQAYGYLFPMGPVFGICHSLGIAPWAAQRVWWTLLLVVAFTGSHRLIRRLGVADGAPALIAAAAYALSPRVLTVLPVISIEAWPLALAPWLVVAVIPLVDRRAPRPVVWRSLALAGVLAATLGGVNATASGIVLALPLLFLITHRVGRRRVLPWLVAVVAGAAWWLLPLLVLGKYAYPFLNYIETASITTAVTSVPNDLRGASDWIAYILDSANHPTWQGGWVIAQSVTAIIATSAVAALGAWGLLRWRGHLARWCIASVVGATVFMAIGHAGIVSGPFAGPARALLNGALAPLRNVHKADPMIRLPLIIGLAGLLQYFARSAKVRHRFLPAVLALLVAVAMTPIWQGRVGAQGAYNGIPKQWSQVATAVDAAAHADGGATMLLPNSRTATYTWGSPTDEPLSALATSPIVTREAAPLGIPASTRILDVADELAASGAPQPSLAAGLVRMGITRIVLRRDLASVVQAEPWQLVQRTLAASPGFRAVQTFGSGTSALTVYDVTAPGAPTATTDDVTAYSGSSPLTVAGGPEAIFDLYAAGLISAQQWLQLDNSTTGSADIVTDTMRWRAYNNGVPTALGYSPTLPADDTEPDHIGSRDLPPATDVAEQPTRRLIGLSALTASSSGADPFAKAYVSPAASVYAAVDADPATSWLTGDHERVATLTADLDPVVTVRSVRLVLAGPAQGASLPSTVEVTVGGVRRQIAVDGRRDVTVQLPSTRAGTVRVQLTAAAGSTDPVLGVTELQIPGATLGSVISLPHPIDPARQAVLITRDPLERSVDARAGEDGPDLVRQVTFDSAGVLPVKVWVRPVPGAALQTLLAQSGGIVSLGCGQAGRVRVGGATVDLRLTAARSDVVAGGLLAATPCSAGLSVAAGSTTVTAAAAPAVQPDLVLLGHPTVATGSTRAVRVLTDDPGHRVVDVAAGPAGVIALDEGFNAGWQATDASGHRLQPVEVDGWRQGFRLSGTNAQRVTVDFTPTTPQRLGLLIGAVLAVLLLAVLCACAVVCRRRGLTARVEQVRLDDRHTVLAPRRIIAAVVSVVVATLVCGLAGIVVGLLVAAVPRRWLRHTALAGLVLAGVALAFLGVVDQRSAGAVAGQLLGTVTLCALARGGVEASDAPGAGSAAPPAPPTPRRSAH is encoded by the coding sequence ATGAGCACACGGCAGAAGGCGCCTGCCGTCGATCGGGTGCAGTGGTGGCTCGCCGTGGCTGCTGTCGTCGTGCTGCCCTGGCTGATCTCTCCTGGCCTCACGGAGCCGGACACCAAGATCGACCTGACCGTGTCGCCGTGGCGCTACCTGGGCCGTGCGCTGGACGCTTGGAACAACCACGCCGGCCTGGGCGAACTGCAGAACCAGGCCTACGGCTATCTCTTTCCGATGGGTCCGGTCTTCGGAATCTGCCACAGCCTCGGCATCGCGCCCTGGGCCGCTCAGCGGGTCTGGTGGACGCTGCTGCTGGTCGTGGCCTTCACCGGCAGCCACCGGTTGATCCGGCGGCTCGGCGTCGCCGACGGTGCGCCCGCGTTGATAGCCGCAGCCGCCTACGCACTGTCGCCTCGCGTGCTGACCGTGCTGCCGGTCATCTCGATCGAGGCCTGGCCGTTGGCGCTCGCGCCCTGGCTGGTGGTCGCCGTCATACCGCTCGTCGACCGCAGGGCACCCCGTCCGGTCGTATGGCGCTCGCTGGCCCTCGCCGGCGTGCTCGCTGCGACGCTGGGCGGCGTCAACGCCACGGCATCAGGCATCGTGCTCGCGCTTCCGTTGTTGTTTCTGATCACCCATCGCGTCGGCCGCCGTCGCGTGCTGCCCTGGCTGGTCGCGGTCGTCGCCGGTGCCGCCTGGTGGCTGCTGCCGCTGCTGGTGCTCGGCAAGTACGCCTATCCGTTCCTCAACTACATCGAGACTGCGTCGATCACGACCGCGGTGACATCGGTGCCCAACGATCTGCGCGGCGCCTCCGACTGGATCGCCTACATCCTCGACAGCGCGAATCACCCCACCTGGCAAGGCGGTTGGGTGATCGCGCAGTCGGTGACCGCGATCATCGCGACGAGCGCCGTCGCAGCGCTCGGCGCCTGGGGGCTGCTGCGCTGGCGCGGTCATCTGGCCCGGTGGTGCATCGCGAGCGTCGTCGGCGCGACCGTGTTCATGGCGATCGGGCACGCCGGCATCGTGAGCGGGCCGTTCGCCGGACCTGCACGGGCGCTGCTGAACGGCGCGCTCGCACCGCTGCGCAATGTGCACAAGGCCGATCCGATGATCCGGCTGCCATTGATCATCGGCCTCGCCGGGTTGCTGCAGTACTTCGCCCGGTCGGCGAAAGTCCGGCACCGGTTTCTGCCAGCCGTCCTCGCCCTGTTGGTCGCGGTTGCCATGACGCCGATCTGGCAGGGACGCGTGGGGGCGCAGGGGGCTTACAACGGCATACCGAAGCAGTGGTCGCAGGTGGCCACGGCCGTCGATGCCGCCGCTCACGCCGACGGTGGTGCCACGATGCTGCTGCCGAACTCCCGCACAGCGACGTACACCTGGGGCAGTCCCACGGACGAGCCGCTGTCGGCGCTGGCGACGTCACCGATCGTGACGCGAGAGGCCGCGCCGCTCGGCATACCGGCATCCACGCGCATCCTCGACGTCGCCGACGAACTCGCTGCATCGGGTGCGCCGCAACCGAGCCTCGCAGCGGGTCTGGTCCGGATGGGCATCACCCGCATCGTGCTGCGGCGCGATCTCGCCTCGGTCGTGCAGGCGGAGCCGTGGCAGTTGGTGCAGCGGACCCTCGCTGCCTCACCGGGTTTCCGCGCGGTGCAGACCTTCGGCAGCGGCACGTCCGCCCTCACCGTCTACGACGTGACCGCGCCGGGCGCACCGACCGCGACGACCGACGACGTGACGGCATACAGCGGCAGCAGCCCGCTCACGGTGGCCGGCGGTCCCGAGGCGATCTTCGACCTGTATGCCGCAGGGCTGATCTCGGCGCAGCAGTGGCTGCAACTGGACAACTCCACGACCGGCAGCGCGGACATCGTGACCGACACGATGCGCTGGCGGGCCTACAACAACGGGGTGCCGACAGCGCTCGGTTACAGTCCGACCCTCCCGGCGGACGACACCGAGCCGGACCACATCGGCTCGCGCGACCTGCCACCTGCGACCGATGTGGCCGAGCAGCCGACTCGGCGGCTCATCGGCCTGTCCGCCTTGACCGCCTCCTCGTCGGGTGCCGACCCGTTCGCCAAGGCGTACGTCAGCCCGGCAGCCAGTGTGTATGCCGCAGTCGACGCTGACCCGGCGACATCCTGGCTGACCGGCGACCACGAGCGCGTCGCCACCCTCACCGCGGACCTCGACCCGGTCGTGACGGTCAGGTCTGTGCGGCTGGTACTGGCCGGGCCGGCGCAGGGGGCCTCGCTGCCGTCGACGGTCGAGGTCACCGTCGGCGGAGTCCGCCGACAGATCGCGGTTGACGGTCGACGCGATGTGACCGTTCAGTTGCCGAGCACACGAGCAGGCACGGTCCGCGTGCAGCTGACCGCGGCGGCCGGCAGTACCGACCCGGTGCTGGGTGTCACCGAACTGCAGATTCCCGGAGCCACTCTCGGGTCGGTCATCTCGCTGCCGCATCCGATCGATCCCGCACGGCAGGCCGTGTTGATCACTCGGGATCCGCTCGAACGGTCCGTCGATGCCCGGGCGGGTGAGGACGGTCCGGATCTGGTGCGTCAGGTCACCTTCGACAGCGCCGGGGTGTTGCCGGTGAAGGTGTGGGTGCGCCCGGTGCCGGGCGCGGCGCTGCAGACTCTGCTCGCACAGTCCGGCGGCATCGTGAGCCTGGGCTGCGGTCAGGCCGGCCGGGTGCGGGTCGGCGGCGCGACCGTCGACCTCCGCCTGACGGCGGCGCGCAGCGACGTGGTGGCCGGGGGCCTGCTGGCGGCGACGCCCTGCAGTGCCGGCCTCAGCGTGGCAGCGGGCTCGACCACTGTCACGGCCGCTGCGGCGCCTGCTGTCCAACCCGATCTGGTGCTGCTGGGTCATCCCACGGTGGCAACCGGATCCACCCGGGCTGTGCGGGTGCTCACCGACGATCCCGGTCACCGGGTCGTCGACGTCGCTGCCGGCCCAGCCGGGGTGATCGCGCTGGACGAGGGCTTCAATGCCGGATGGCAGGCCACCGATGCCTCGGGCCACCGCCTGCAACCGGTGGAGGTCGACGGCTGGCGCCAGGGGTTCCGGTTGTCCGGCACGAACGCGCAGCGGGTGACCGTCGATTTCACGCCGACGACGCCGCAACGTCTCGGCTTGCTGATCGGAGCGGTGCTGGCTGTCCTGCTGCTGGCGGTGCTGTGTGCGTGCGCCGTTGTCTGCCGCCGGCGCGGGCTGACCGCGCGCGTCGAGCAGGTGCGGCTCGACGACAGACACACGGTCCTCGCGCCGCGGCGGATCATCGCCGCGGTGGTGAGTGTCGTCGTCGCGACGCTGGTGTGTGGTCTTGCGGGAATCGTGGTCGGGCTCCTGGTTGCGGCCGTGCCGAGGCGGTGGCTGCGGCATACCGCACTGGCCGGTCTCGTCCTGGCCGGAGTGGCACTGGCCTTCCTCGGCGTCGTCGACCAGCGGTCGGCCGGAGCCGTCGCCGGTCAGCTGCTCGGCACCGTCACGCTGTGTGCACTGGCACGCGGGGGCGTTGAGGCGAGCGATGCACCCGGCGCAGGATCGGCTGCTCCACCAGCACCGCCGACGCCCAGGCGATCAGCACACTGA
- a CDS encoding acyltransferase family protein: MPRYRLIDGLRGVAASLVLLAHVAFWTGASTMDVSGGLLARGDSGVAIFFAISAFLLLQPWLLAGATRPQPSVRTYAIRRAARILPAYWIALVAVLLVAVTWSASGGPGSPGTVLAHIFLVQGYTGQSYQAFSQTWSLTTEGTFYLLVPAIGVALGRLRRHNSRLCYGILAAVAVVGIAIQGGCAAWSLSQPHGHAGVLATCVLGHAAWFAVGAAISVAAANHDLDRFAAVGVGTWIAVGAVVFLVASSSLAGPRQLQLPTVAEAVTKETLYAILAGALLLAAVRGPSDQRWAAVARAGATRFVGDISYGVFLWHVLLLQLIYLLTGWSIFTGSFTRVLFAVGVFSVLIAWASAVLVEQPILRRVHRSPQRPRVPVHTA, encoded by the coding sequence ATGCCGCGGTACCGCCTCATCGACGGCCTGCGCGGGGTGGCCGCGTCGCTGGTGTTGCTCGCGCACGTGGCGTTCTGGACCGGCGCGTCGACGATGGACGTCTCCGGCGGGCTGCTCGCCCGGGGAGACAGCGGCGTGGCGATCTTCTTCGCCATCAGCGCCTTCTTGCTGCTGCAACCCTGGCTGCTCGCTGGCGCCACGAGGCCCCAGCCGTCGGTACGCACGTATGCGATCCGGCGGGCGGCACGGATCCTGCCCGCCTACTGGATCGCACTGGTCGCCGTGCTGCTCGTGGCAGTCACCTGGAGCGCCTCAGGTGGGCCGGGCTCACCGGGCACCGTGCTGGCTCACATCTTCCTGGTGCAGGGGTACACCGGGCAGTCGTATCAGGCGTTCTCCCAGACCTGGAGCCTGACGACGGAGGGCACCTTCTATCTGCTCGTTCCCGCGATCGGTGTGGCGCTCGGCCGGTTGCGGCGTCACAACTCGCGTCTGTGTTACGGCATCCTCGCCGCAGTGGCCGTGGTCGGCATCGCGATCCAGGGAGGCTGTGCTGCCTGGTCGCTGTCGCAGCCCCACGGACACGCGGGCGTGCTCGCCACCTGTGTCCTCGGCCATGCGGCGTGGTTCGCGGTGGGTGCCGCGATCTCGGTCGCAGCGGCCAACCATGACCTCGACCGGTTCGCCGCGGTCGGTGTCGGCACCTGGATCGCCGTGGGAGCGGTGGTCTTCCTGGTCGCCTCCAGTTCGCTCGCCGGACCGCGGCAGCTGCAACTGCCGACCGTCGCCGAAGCAGTCACCAAGGAGACGCTGTACGCCATACTCGCCGGAGCTCTGCTGCTGGCTGCGGTGCGCGGACCCTCCGACCAACGATGGGCCGCCGTCGCACGGGCGGGTGCGACGCGGTTCGTCGGCGACATCTCCTACGGCGTCTTCCTGTGGCACGTGCTGCTCCTGCAGCTGATCTACCTGCTCACGGGCTGGTCGATCTTCACCGGATCGTTCACCCGGGTGTTGTTCGCGGTCGGGGTCTTCAGTGTGCTGATCGCCTGGGCGTCGGCGGTGCTGGTGGAGCAGCCGATCCTGCGCCGGGTGCATCGCTCGCCTCAACGCCCCCGCGTGCCAGTGCACACAGCGTGA
- a CDS encoding GHMP kinase yields the protein MTVPDTQVADSTTLDPTRPVLRARAPLRISFAGGGTDVAPFPQREGGAVLSATISSFAFSTLRPRSDGKVTVQSLDYNTAIGFGIDDPVEFDGQLDLPKAAIRRIRDIDGARPSGGFDLFLHTQAPPGSGLGSSSAVMVSVIGLVAQHCGLDLTPYDVAELAYRLEREDLSIPGGSQDQYAAAFGGFNYIEFQPNEVIVNPLRVRDDTVHELEHNMLLAFTGNTRVSDHIIEDQRTRYEDGVSEALEGLRAQKELAVRMKVALVRGEVDRFGELLGQAWAQKRKMSAKISTPLIDTAVTTALRCGALGGKVTGAGGGGHLVFVCEFERRHIVAQELLKLGLTLSEITFSQQGVTTWRGQS from the coding sequence ATGACCGTCCCGGACACGCAGGTCGCGGACTCCACGACCCTGGACCCGACCCGGCCGGTCCTGCGCGCGCGCGCTCCGCTGCGGATCTCCTTCGCCGGTGGCGGCACCGATGTCGCGCCCTTTCCGCAGCGCGAAGGTGGCGCCGTGCTGTCGGCGACAATCTCCAGTTTCGCGTTCTCCACCTTGCGGCCACGATCCGACGGCAAGGTCACCGTGCAGTCGCTGGACTACAACACCGCGATCGGCTTCGGCATCGACGACCCGGTCGAGTTCGACGGCCAGCTCGATCTGCCGAAGGCCGCGATCCGGCGGATCCGCGACATCGACGGGGCCCGGCCGTCCGGCGGATTCGACCTGTTCCTGCACACCCAGGCGCCTCCTGGTTCCGGCCTCGGCTCGTCCAGTGCCGTCATGGTGTCGGTCATCGGTCTGGTCGCCCAGCACTGCGGGCTCGACCTCACGCCGTACGACGTGGCCGAACTTGCCTATCGCCTGGAACGTGAGGACCTGAGCATCCCTGGTGGTTCGCAGGATCAGTACGCCGCGGCCTTCGGCGGCTTCAACTACATCGAGTTCCAGCCGAACGAGGTCATCGTCAATCCGCTGCGGGTCCGCGATGACACGGTGCACGAGCTTGAGCACAACATGCTGCTGGCATTCACCGGCAACACCCGCGTCAGCGACCACATCATCGAGGATCAGCGCACGCGTTACGAGGACGGCGTGTCCGAGGCGCTGGAGGGCTTGCGGGCACAGAAAGAGCTCGCGGTCCGGATGAAGGTCGCCCTGGTGCGCGGCGAGGTCGACAGGTTCGGCGAACTGCTGGGTCAGGCGTGGGCGCAGAAACGCAAGATGTCGGCCAAGATCAGCACTCCGCTCATCGACACCGCTGTCACGACGGCGCTTCGCTGTGGGGCTCTCGGCGGCAAGGTGACCGGCGCCGGCGGCGGCGGCCACCTGGTCTTCGTGTGCGAGTTCGAACGCCGACACATCGTGGCGCAGGAGTTGCTCAAGCTCGGCCTCACGTTGTCCGAGATCACCTTCAGTCAGCAAGGTGTGACCACGTGGCGGGGGCAGAGCTGA
- a CDS encoding D-sedoheptulose-7-phosphate isomerase, with protein sequence MAGAELMSHEHALHTVGPHQRASAVAGQHRNGLAAWARLSQNLAEPDLTARVDAAGEALLSALVAGGTLLVAGNGGSAAIASHVAAEFIGKCIHDRDPLPAINLSESLSSVTAVGNDYGFEEVFARGVAAHGRPGDVLLAMSTSGTSPNILRALSCARERGLLTIALSGGSGGALPGAADHVLLAPSQETPRIQEVHMFWAHTWCEAVDVVCR encoded by the coding sequence GTGGCGGGGGCAGAGCTGATGTCGCACGAGCACGCGCTGCACACCGTCGGGCCGCACCAGCGCGCGTCGGCCGTCGCGGGGCAGCACCGCAACGGTCTGGCAGCCTGGGCCCGCCTGTCGCAGAATCTGGCCGAGCCCGACCTCACGGCACGGGTCGATGCAGCAGGCGAGGCACTGCTCTCGGCGCTGGTCGCCGGAGGCACCCTGCTGGTGGCCGGCAACGGCGGCAGCGCGGCGATCGCCAGTCACGTCGCCGCCGAGTTCATCGGCAAGTGCATCCACGACCGCGACCCGCTGCCGGCGATCAACCTGTCGGAGTCGCTCAGCTCGGTGACTGCCGTCGGCAACGATTACGGCTTCGAGGAGGTCTTCGCACGCGGTGTTGCAGCGCATGGCCGCCCCGGCGACGTGCTCCTCGCGATGTCGACGAGCGGCACCAGCCCGAACATCCTGCGCGCCTTGTCCTGCGCGCGAGAGCGTGGCCTGCTGACGATCGCGCTGTCAGGTGGCTCCGGCGGAGCGCTGCCCGGCGCGGCCGACCACGTGCTGCTCGCCCCCTCGCAGGAGACACCTCGGATCCAGGAAGTGCACATGTTCTGGGCACACACCTGGTGCGAGGCAGTCGACGTCGTATGCCGGTGA
- a CDS encoding D-glycero-alpha-D-manno-heptose-1,7-bisphosphate 7-phosphatase, translated as MPVTLSDAELLGEATGPIAAGTPTAAYDIVFLDRDGTLNVHRPGYVADPARLVLLPGAARAVARLNAAGCRVVLVTNQRGIATGRLTRAGLLLVHRTLVAQLAAQGAHLDALQVCPHDVGTCTCRKPAPGLFETALRRATWASPARCAMVGDQPSDILPAAELGMTTVLLGEGTASLAAAVQRLL; from the coding sequence ATGCCGGTGACGCTCTCCGACGCGGAGTTGCTCGGCGAGGCGACCGGCCCCATAGCGGCAGGCACCCCGACAGCGGCATACGACATCGTCTTCCTCGATCGGGACGGCACCCTCAACGTCCATCGACCGGGGTATGTCGCAGACCCGGCCCGGTTGGTACTTCTGCCGGGCGCGGCGCGCGCCGTCGCACGGCTGAATGCAGCAGGCTGCCGAGTCGTCCTGGTCACCAACCAGCGGGGGATCGCGACCGGCCGGCTCACCCGTGCCGGGCTCCTTCTGGTGCATCGCACTCTGGTCGCCCAGTTGGCTGCGCAGGGGGCGCACCTGGACGCGCTCCAGGTGTGCCCGCACGACGTCGGCACCTGCACCTGCCGCAAGCCCGCGCCCGGGTTGTTCGAGACTGCGCTGCGCCGAGCGACCTGGGCGTCACCCGCGCGCTGCGCGATGGTGGGGGACCAGCCCAGTGACATTCTTCCGGCGGCCGAACTCGGGATGACCACGGTGCTGCTCGGAGAGGGAACGGCATCCCTGGCGGCAGCCGTGCAGCGACTTCTGTGA
- a CDS encoding DUF3068 domain-containing protein, with the protein MRKSAIVIGFGAFFVTMALLLKFYAYPNLAVIPKDQNTGQTLSDPDAYFFNANTLKFNRGELVTKLAVVVNKELTKKAGGNTLVIDQWQYSNTPGDAAAGKPPMEAYHAQFAINRKTGLPVKYADDNQDNIPTTHEGYTIKFPFGLKKNKSYAYWDTTLEKAIPLKYSGTQTIDGMETYKYTVDIPTTVYEKYEVPGFLFGLGQSSPGQNADRTYANQRTIWADPVTGVFMKVQENQTQTVEIPGHAPVTVLKTDTVMDPSTVKANVDEYKTKATQLKALIAAPVILGILGVLLIVGGIVWAVMAAGRRPEDDADGGGVSLRKNDDTFVEET; encoded by the coding sequence GTGCGGAAATCCGCAATCGTGATCGGTTTCGGCGCGTTCTTCGTGACGATGGCGTTGCTGCTGAAGTTCTACGCCTACCCGAATCTCGCTGTCATTCCCAAGGATCAGAACACCGGCCAGACGCTGTCGGACCCGGACGCGTACTTCTTCAACGCCAACACGCTCAAGTTCAACCGGGGCGAGTTGGTCACCAAACTGGCGGTCGTCGTCAACAAGGAACTCACCAAGAAGGCAGGCGGGAACACCCTGGTCATCGACCAGTGGCAGTACTCCAACACCCCCGGTGACGCCGCCGCGGGCAAGCCACCGATGGAGGCTTACCACGCGCAGTTCGCGATCAACCGCAAGACCGGGTTGCCGGTGAAATACGCCGACGACAACCAGGACAACATCCCGACCACACACGAGGGATACACGATCAAGTTCCCGTTCGGGTTGAAGAAGAACAAGTCCTACGCCTACTGGGACACCACGCTCGAGAAGGCCATCCCCCTGAAGTACTCCGGGACCCAGACCATCGACGGGATGGAGACGTACAAATACACCGTCGACATCCCGACAACCGTGTATGAGAAGTACGAAGTCCCCGGCTTCCTGTTCGGTCTCGGGCAGTCCAGCCCCGGCCAGAACGCCGACCGCACCTACGCCAACCAACGGACGATCTGGGCCGATCCGGTCACCGGAGTCTTCATGAAGGTGCAGGAGAACCAGACTCAGACCGTGGAGATCCCCGGCCACGCGCCGGTGACGGTGCTCAAGACCGACACGGTGATGGACCCGTCCACCGTGAAGGCCAACGTCGATGAGTACAAAACCAAGGCGACCCAACTCAAGGCGCTCATCGCGGCGCCGGTGATCCTGGGCATCCTGGGTGTGCTGCTGATCGTCGGCGGCATCGTGTGGGCGGTCATGGCCGCCGGTCGTCGCCCCGAGGACGACGCCGACGGTGGTGGTGTCTCCCTGCGGAAGAACGACGACACCTTCGTCGAAGAGACCTGA
- a CDS encoding UDP-glucuronic acid decarboxylase family protein encodes MRAVVTGGAGFLGSHLCEQLVARGADVVALDNFCTGSAANVEHLHSTGRFDLIEQDLTTGAPVDGPVDLVLHFASPASPVDYLRLPIETLQVGSLGTQHALDLARVKGSRFVLASTSEVYGDPQVHPQREDYWGHVNPVGPRGVYDEAKRFAEALTLAYRHTHGVDTAIVRIFNTFGPRMRPNDGRAIPNFIRQSLAGEPVTVAGDGLQTRSICYVDDLVQGILAMAAAHHPGPINIGNPHEISMIDLAHWIVKLAESGSPVTHIERPVDDPTVRRPDATLAHEVLGWEPQVQIEDALLRTIDWFRTNELRTPVLSPAATEQILTRTDPSV; translated from the coding sequence ATGCGCGCAGTCGTCACAGGTGGCGCCGGTTTCCTCGGCTCGCATCTGTGCGAACAGTTGGTTGCCCGTGGTGCGGACGTCGTGGCGCTCGACAACTTCTGCACCGGCTCCGCCGCCAACGTCGAGCACCTGCACAGCACTGGTCGGTTCGACCTCATCGAGCAGGACCTCACGACCGGGGCGCCGGTCGACGGTCCGGTCGATCTGGTGCTGCACTTCGCCAGTCCGGCATCACCAGTCGACTATCTGCGGCTGCCGATCGAGACTCTGCAGGTGGGCTCGTTGGGCACCCAGCACGCCTTGGACCTGGCCCGTGTGAAGGGATCCCGGTTCGTGCTGGCCTCGACCTCTGAGGTGTATGGCGATCCTCAGGTCCACCCACAGCGGGAGGACTACTGGGGCCACGTGAACCCGGTAGGCCCGCGCGGGGTCTATGACGAGGCGAAGCGTTTTGCCGAGGCGCTGACGCTCGCATATCGCCATACCCACGGGGTCGATACGGCGATCGTGCGCATCTTCAACACCTTCGGCCCACGCATGCGACCCAACGATGGTCGCGCCATACCGAACTTCATCCGTCAGTCGCTGGCCGGTGAACCGGTGACCGTTGCCGGTGACGGACTGCAGACCCGGTCGATCTGCTACGTCGACGACCTCGTGCAGGGCATCCTGGCGATGGCTGCCGCGCACCATCCCGGCCCGATCAACATCGGCAATCCGCACGAGATCTCGATGATCGACCTGGCGCACTGGATCGTGAAGCTCGCCGAATCGGGCTCCCCGGTCACACACATCGAGCGGCCCGTGGACGATCCGACGGTCCGTCGCCCCGATGCGACGCTCGCCCACGAGGTGCTCGGCTGGGAGCCGCAGGTGCAGATCGAGGATGCGTTGTTGCGCACGATCGACTGGTTCCGCACCAACGAGCTCCGCACCCCGGTGCTCAGCCCCGCTGCGACGGAGCAGATCCTCACGCGCACCGATCCGTCGGTCTGA
- a CDS encoding class I SAM-dependent methyltransferase translates to MDEFGVGHRDTGPAETRAANRRWWDAEAAPYYLEHGDFLGDEALVWGPEGHQESRLHLLGDVRGRRVLEIGAGAAQGARHLARCGAQVVATDLSHGMLRQAQAIDAGNAHGIPLVQCDAVELPFAADSFDIVFTAYGAVPFVADSAALMREAARVLHEGGRFVFATTHAIRWAFPDVPGAEGLTAHWSYFDRTPYVEQDDDGNATYVEHHRTTGDRVREIHAAGLRLVDLVEPEWPADNLNEWGGWSPTRGAVLPGTAIFVTERS, encoded by the coding sequence GTGGACGAGTTCGGCGTCGGCCATCGCGACACCGGACCTGCCGAGACCCGCGCGGCGAACCGCCGGTGGTGGGACGCGGAGGCAGCGCCGTACTACCTCGAACACGGTGACTTCCTCGGCGACGAGGCCCTGGTGTGGGGTCCGGAAGGTCATCAGGAAAGCCGGCTGCACCTGCTCGGCGACGTCCGCGGCCGCCGTGTGCTGGAGATCGGTGCCGGTGCGGCACAGGGCGCCCGTCATCTGGCCAGGTGCGGTGCACAGGTCGTCGCCACGGACCTGTCTCACGGAATGCTGCGGCAGGCACAGGCGATCGACGCCGGCAACGCCCACGGCATACCTCTTGTGCAGTGCGATGCGGTCGAGTTGCCGTTCGCCGCGGACTCGTTCGACATCGTCTTCACCGCGTATGGCGCGGTGCCCTTCGTCGCCGACAGCGCCGCGCTGATGCGGGAGGCCGCTCGGGTGCTGCACGAGGGCGGCAGGTTCGTCTTCGCCACCACGCACGCGATCCGTTGGGCTTTCCCGGACGTCCCCGGCGCCGAGGGCCTGACCGCGCACTGGTCGTATTTCGACCGCACGCCGTATGTCGAGCAGGACGATGACGGCAACGCCACGTATGTCGAACACCATCGGACGACCGGCGACCGGGTACGAGAGATCCATGCGGCAGGGCTGCGACTGGTCGACCTCGTCGAGCCGGAGTGGCCCGCCGACAACCTGAACGAGTGGGGTGGTTGGAGCCCTACGCGGGGCGCCGTTCTGCCCGGCACGGCAATCTTCGTCACCGAACGCAGCTGA